The Acidimicrobiia bacterium nucleotide sequence GCTTGCTCGACAGCCTCGAAAAAGGCGTCGAACAGAGGGGATTCGGCGGGACCCCGTTCCAGGACCAACGGACCCTTGTCGCCTCGCCAATCGTCGCCGCCCGCCAGACAGGTCTCCATCCGTTTGAAGTATGGGAGGCAGTGTGCGTAATTCCAGGTATCCATGCCCGGGTCGGCAGCCCACCGTTGATAGTCCATGGCGTTGCCGCGCTGAAAGATCATCCCGTTGATGCTGCTCGATCCTCCCAGGACCTTGCCGCGGGCGTGGTAGACCTTGCGACCACCCATCTCCGGTTCGGGTTCCGACTCATACTTCCAGTCGTAGAAGCGGTTGCCGATGGGAATCGAAAAGGCGCCCGGCATGTGGATGAAAATGTCCCATTTGCGGTCAGGTCGACCAGCCTCCAACACGAGTACCTGGTTGGCCGGGTCGGCGCTCAGACGGTTGGCCAGGGCTGAACCGGCGGAGCCTCCACCGACGATGACGTAGTCATAGATCATGATTTCGCAGGGGTGTTCATCAAGCGAGACATTATCAGGATTTCGACTCGGACCTGAGAGAGTGGCTCCAATCGGCATCTAGGCTGGTGCCAATGAGGGTGGCATGATCGTTTCGGGCGCCGGAGCGTCATTTGATGTTGACGCCATTGTCTTCGACAAGGACGGCACCCTTATCGACCTCGACACCACCTGGCTGGGGATCACTGAGGCCTGGGTTGAGGCGGCTGGCGGCGGCAATCCCACTCGAATTGCCCTGCTTCAGGCGGCGCTGGGCGTTGATCGGCGAGGCTTTCTTGTCCCGGGTGGCGTAGCGGCCACAGGGACCTTTCGTGAGATCGAATACGCCACCCGCCAGGCACTGAATGAGGCGTCCGCTGAAGTCGATCGGTGCATCGAGGAAGCAAGAACGATGGTTGCCTCGACTATCCGGGACCTACCGGTGGCACCCATCGGTGACGTTGAAGGGTCGATGCGACGATTGGCCGCGGCGGGACTCGTGCTGTGCATTGCTTCAAGCGACGCTGAGGTGACCATACAAAAACACCTCGATCAACTCGGGGTGGCGGATCTGATCTCGGACATGATCGGAGGCGACGGCCTGGTAGCCCCCAAGCCGCACCCGGCCAGCTTGACCTATTTGAGCGATAGGGTCGGTATCCCGGTCCGCCGTATGCTCATGGTTGGTGACTCGTACACCGACCTTGGCGCGGCACGCAATGCGGGCGCGGCGGGGATCTTGGCGGTGGCACCCCGCAACCACTCGAGCCCGATCGGGGAATTGTGCGATGGGGTGATCGGATCGATTCAGGAGATCGTCGTCGGCTGAGCGACCACGGCTCCGGCGGTTGCATCGGTGAGGGCGTCGACGAACCCGGTCGACAGGCCGGCGCGAACCGCCAGCACGAGAACGACCTTTTCTCCATAGTCGGCCGAAACGGTCACCGCTTCATGCCTGGCCAGCACCTGGGCGACTGGGGCAGACAGGTCGTACTGGTGGGTAACCGACCAATAGGTGAAGACTGGCTTCGTCAGCTTGGGAGCGTTGTTCAAAACGGCGGCGGCCGCTTCGCCATAGGCTCTGACCAAACCGCCCCTGCCGAGATTGGTCCCGCCGTAATAGCGGGTCACCACGACCACCACATCGTGCAGGCCCGATCCGATGATTCGACGGAGGATCGGTGGTCCGGCGGTTCCGCCTGGTTCTCCGGCGTCGGAACTTCGTTCGCGACCGTCGGCGAGGCGAAACGCCCAGCAGTGGTGCGTGGCGTTCGGTTCGCGATGGCGGATGGTGTCGACGAATGTCAAGGCGCCGGCCTCGTCGCTGACGGCCACCGCATCTCCGATGAATCGCGATCCGCTGATCTTTTCGATCTCCAGGCGGGTTGGTCGCTGAAGTGTCAGCACTTCGTCATTGCGCATCTGGCCGACGATAGCCAACCGTTGTGGTGGTACGAACCGGTCATGGCGACCGGCTCAAGCCGACCGTATAGTTGAATCGGAGGAGGTCACGTGGTTCGGCTTGCAGATGGCCCGGTTGTCGAGGTTTCGGTGGATATTGCCGCGCCTCCGGAACGGGTTTGGGAGCTGGTATCCGACATCAACCTGCCGGCTCGATTTCAGGACGAGTTCAAGCGGGCTGAATGGGCCACTGACGGCCCGGCGCTCGGGGCTGAGTTCGTCGGTTACAACGAACGGAAAGGTTTTCAGTGGGACACGTCGTCGTGGGTCGTCGAGTATGTGCCGCTCCGGTCGTTCGGGTGGGCCGTTTCGGACCCGAACAATCCTGGAGCAACCTGGACCTTCCGCCTATCTGAAACTCCTGCCGGTACCCGATTGACGTTTCACCGCCGGCTCGGGCCGGGGCCGAGTGGCCTAACGGCCAGCATGATGCAATCATCGCAGCACGCGATTCCGAACAGGCCGCCAACATGCAGGGCGTGGTTGATGGCATCAAGACCCTCGCCGAGGCGACGGTCTGAAGCGCTTATACGTTGGCGCCGAAGATCGACTTGACCTCGAGGAACTCCTCGAACCCGTGCTCGCCCCACTCGCGACCATTTCCGGATTGCTTGTAACCGCCGAACGGTGCATTGGGATCGCCTAGGGCTCCGTTGACATGCACCATGCCGGTCCGGATCTGACGAGCCACCCGGCGGGCACGATCCTGGTCGCCCGACGATACATAGCCAGACAACCCGTAGTTGGTGTCGTTGGCGATGCGAATGGCGTCCGCTTCGTCTTCGTACCCGATGATGGATACGACGGGCCCGAAGATCTCCTCCCGGGCGATGGTCATATCGTTGGTCACGTTCGCAAACACGGTCGGCTTGATGAAGTAGCCACGGTCGTGGCCTTCGGCCCGGCCGGGCCCACCGGTCACGAGTTCGGCGCCCTCGTCGATGCCCTTTTCGATCAGTGCCTGGATTTTGTTGTACTGCGCCGCGGAAACCACCGGACCGATTGTCGTGGCTTCGTGGCCCGGGTGGCCGACGACGATGCCCTCGGCAGCCGCTTTCGCGTAGCCGGCAGCTTCGGCCATCCGATCCTGCGGCACGAGAATTCTCGTTCCGGCGTTGCACGATTGGCCCGAGTTGCGGCACATGAATTTGACGTCGCGATTGATGACCGCTTCCAGGTCGGCGTCGTCGAGGACGATATTGGCCGACTTCCCGCCGAGCTCCTGGGCTACCCGCTTGACCGTCGGAGCTGCGTTCTTGGCGACCTCGACCCCGGCTCGGGTCGAGCCGGTGAACGACACCATATCTACCTCGGGGTGCGAAGAGAGTGGCACGCCGACGTTGATTCCATCGCCCTGTATGAGGTTGAAGACTCCGGCTGGCACTCCGGCTTCGTCAAGGATCTCGGCGAAGATAATGGCATTCAATGGAGCCAGTTCTGAAGGTTTCAGGACCATGGTGCAGCCCGCCGCCAGCGCCGGCGCCACCTTGGTAGCGATCTGGTTTAGAGGCCAGTTCCATGGCGTGATCAACGCGCAAACCCCGACCGGCTCTTTGACGACGAGGGTCGTGCCGATTTCCTCTTCGAACTCGTAGGTTTCGAGCACCCGGCGGACGGTCTTGAAGTGGTTCAAGCCCGACGGCACCTGGGACTTGGATGAGAGGGCGACGGGTGCGCCCATCTCGTCACTGACAGCTGAAATCAGATCATCCATTCGGGTTTTGTAGACCGAAATGATCGAGTCGAGGAGCTCCATGCGCTCTTCCCGACTCGTCTCGCTATAGGAAGCGAAAGCGGTTCTGGCTGCTGCGACTGCCGCGTCGACGTCTTTCGGGCCACCCATGGCGATGGTGGTGATGACCTCTTCGGTGGCCGGGTTGATGACCTCGAGTGTCGTGGTGGTCGAGGGGGCCACCCACTGGCCATTGATGTAGAACTCGTGTTTGTGCTGCATACCCGGAATCGTAGCGTCCGCCCCGCTCTTGGGACCTACTGGTTTCCTGAACGAGTGTGCATCCACACTCGATAGCGCGATTCGTATGCACACTCGTCAGGCGACCGGTCCCCTGATGCGAGCGACTACTCCGCAGTCTTGCGATATGAGCGGACCGCCAAGGGTGCCGCAACTACCACGATCCCGACAATCCAGGCGAGTGACAAGAGAACGAGTGATCCGGTCGTCGCCCCACTGGCAACCAGACTCGGGTCGCTTTGGATATAGGCGTCGCCAAGAATGAGCGCCCTCGCCGTGTTTGCCAGGACCGATACCGGTTGGTTCTCGGCGAACGTCGCCAGCCACGATGGCATGCTTGAGGTCGGTACAAACACCGAGCTCGCAAACGTCAAGGGAAAGACGGGAAGAAAGCCTGCGGATTGAGCAGCTTCCGGCGTCTTGACTTTGAGCCCGATCCAGGCCATGACCCATGACATCGAATAACCGAATCCGAGGGCGAGCGCGACGGCCAGAACCAGGGAGAAGAACCCGTTAAGCGGCCGAAACCCGATCAGGTAGGCGACGGCGGTCATCAGCGTGATCACGAATCCAGACCGCCAGATGTCGGCGAAGGTACGCCCCGCCAGGACGGCTGATCGAGCCATCGGCAATGATCGGAACCGGTCGATTACTCCAGCCTGCAAGTCCTCGGTTAGGCCAACGCTGGTTGCGGTCGCGCCGAATACGACGTTCTGGATGATGATGCCTGGCAGTAGAAAGTTGATGTAGTTGCCGAATACTGGTGGGATTGCCTGGGCGATTGAGCCACCGAAGACATAGTTGAACAGCAGCAAGAACATGACCGGTTGCACGGTCGAGAACAGCAGCAGCTGGGGCAGTCGGATGTTGCGCAGCACATTGCGGCGGGTAATGATCCCGATATGGGTTGCGGTCTGGGTCAAGGTGGTCATCGCGCGCTCCTCGTACCTTTCTTTTTCTCTGGCTTGGGAAGTTCCTCGGTGGCGTGACCGGTCAGTGTGAGAAACACATCGTCGAGGGTTGGACGCCGGAGCGCCACATCGTGCACTTCGATTCCGGCGTCGTCGAGCACCCGCACCGCTTCGAGTAGCGAAGCAGCGGCCCTGGGAGCCGGAATGGTTACGGTCTTGCGCCCTTGGTCGACGATCGGTTCGGATGCGGCCACCCCCCTCAAGGTCTCTACGACCGTGGCCAGCTCATCGTCCGTGTGGATTTCGATCACGTCGCCGCCGACCTGGGTTTTGAGCTCGTTGGCCGTGCCTTCGGCGATCAGCTTTCCTTGATCGATGACGCCAATGCGATTGGCGAGCCGATCGGCCTCTTCGAGGTACTGCGTCGTGAGGAGCAGGGTGGTCCCATCGGCGACCTATTCGTTGATGATCTCCCACAATCCGAGCCGGGAGCGGGGGTCGATTCCGGTGGTCGGTTCGTCGAGAAACAGGACCTCCGGATGGCCGACGATCGAAGCAGCCAGGTCAAGGCGCCTTTTCATGCCACCCGAGTAGGTCGACACCTGACGGTTGGCGGCTTCGGTGAGGTTGATGCGTTCAAGCACGTCGTCGGCGCGTTCCTTGGCTTGCTTTTTGGAGAGGTTGTACAAACGGCCCACCATGATGAGGTTCTCACGTCCCGTTTGGTACCCATCCACGGCGGCGTTCTGTCCGGCTAACCCGATCTTCTCTCGAGCGCCGGTCGGGTTGTGAATGACATCCACGCCGGCCACGAACGCCGATCCCGAGTCTGGTTTGAGCAGCGTTGTGAGAACCCGGATGAGGGTGGTCTTGCCTGCGCCGTTCGGGCCGAGCAATCCATAGATAATGCCTCTTTCGAACGAAACCGAAATGTCGTCGAGGGCCTTGATGGTCCCACCGAAGGTATGAACGATGTGCTCGGCTTGAACAATTGTGTCTGTCATGAGGTCTCCCTGTGGCCGTGGTCCTTGAAGCCAGGATCGGGCATTTTACGACGATGTGTCGCCAACTGTGAATCGTTAGAAAAGGCCTTCGAGTACCCACAGGGTGGCCAGTCCGGCCACCATTGTGAATGAGAGATTCTTGGTTCGATATCCGACCACTCCAGCAACCACCGCCGCATAAATGCGGTAGTTGTCGAAGCCGATCGCGTACGAGCCATCCACCACCAATACCGCGGGCAAAGCGATGGCGGGGAATACGGCCGCCGGGACGAACCGGAGCGCCCGTTCGAGGGCAGGCGGGATGCTCCCCGGGCCGAGAATCGCCAAAAAGCTCCCCCGTAGCAGCACGGTGCCGATCCCGATGACGGAGATAATCAGCCAGGGATTCATCGGGTTCGGTCCACGGCAACACCCGTCGCAATCCCGACCAGCGCGGCGACCAGCAGTCCGAGATTGAACGGTAACGCGACGGCGAGTATGGCGGTGATTCCTGATGCCACGGCTGCGGCAACTGACGCCCGATCGATTAGTGCGGGAAAGATGAGACCAATGAATACGAGGGGAGCCGCGAACCCGAGTCCCCAGGAACCCGGAATACTTGCCCCGACGATCACCCCAACCGAGGTGGCGATCATCCAAACGATCCAGAGCGTAAGGCCGATGCCCACCGAGTACCAATGGAGGTCGGGATGGTCGTTTCCATCGCGTGATCGGGTGACGGTCAACGCAAATACCTGGTCGATCATCAGGTAGGACACCAACCAGCGCCAGGCTCTGGGGAGATGTCCGAGTGGTCGTACCAGGGTTCCCGAGTACATGACGTGCCTGGCATTGATCACTAGGGCGGTACCGATGATGGTCGGCCAGGCCGCCCCGGCGCCCACTAGTGACATGGTCGCAAGTTGAGCCGCACCGGCAAAGATGATTCCGGACGCGGCGATGGACAACGGTGTTGAAAGACCGGCGCCAACCGCCGCGACGCCGACGACGAACCCGAAGGGGATGACAGCCAGCAGCAGGGGGAGCGTATCAATAAGGCCAGATCGTATTTCGTCGCGACGACTGGGCGACGGAGCGACTTCGGTCACGAACCGTTTGGTCGCGGTCGGATCTCGGCAGCGACTGGAAACCACCGTAGTGCCTCGGCTTCGAGGTCAAGGTGGGGAGCAGGTTCGCAGGGAGGTTCGGTCTGGGCCCGGTCCAGGAGAATCCGGGCTTCATCAAGATAGTCACCGAGGGCCGAGCTGTCGGCGGTTCGGCGCCGATCCGGATAGGTCATCGAACCCGATTCATAGCTGATGTCGGTCAGGCTCAATGCCGTGTCCTCGGGGGCGTCCTTGTGTCGCCATACACCGGTATGGGAGTCGAAGCGGTAACACGAGAGCAACTTCCAGCCCTCGTTGGCGACGAGATGAACGGCTTCGACAATGAAGTCAAAGGTCTCCTCTGCGAGAAAATAGTTGAAGTTGACTCGCACCCAGCCAGGCTTAATCCCTTCACAGCCACGAAGAATCTCTTGTTCGTACTGATGTGAGGTATCCATATCAATGCCGAGCAATCGATGCCCGTACGGACCGGCGCAGGAGCAGCCTCCCCGACTTTGGATGCCGAACAAGTCGTTAAGAAGGGCGACCACGTAGTTGTGATGGAGGTACCGACCCTCGTAGCGGATGACGAACGACACGATCGATAGTCGGTCAGCGTCAATGTTCCCGAGGATTTCGATGTTCGGATTGGTCTTCCACGAGGCGATGGCCCGCTTGATGAACGTATGCTCAAGGGCTCGTATCCGGTCGGAGCCGACGGCCAGCTTGAGCTGGAACACGAGACCGGCCCGTACTGATTCGATGATGGCAGGTGTCCCGCCTTCTTCACGATGTTCGATGTCGGTTAGATACAGATGTTCTTCGGTATTGACGTAGGCCACGGTGCCTCCACCGGGAACGGCGGGGACCTTGTTCTGAAAGAGTTCCTTGCGAGCCACCAGGACCCCCGGGGTGCCGGGTCCCCCGATGAACTTGTGGGGGCTGATGAAGATGGCGTCCTTATGGGCGTCTTCGGGGCTAACGGGGTCCATGTCAATGCCGATGTACGGGGCGGCCGCCGCGTAATCCCAGAATGAGTAGGCGCCGTAACGATGCAAGAGTGCCGCGACTGCGGCGTGGTCGGTGATGATGCCCGTAACGTTGGAAGCAGCTGAGAATGTTCCGATCTTAAGTGGTCGCGCCTCGTACTCCTTGAGGGAGACCTCGAGTGCCGAAAGGTCGATGTGGCCGTCGCGGTCCTCCGGGATTCGCACGACGTCGGCGATCGATTCGCGCCACGGAAGCTCGTTTGAGTGGTGTTCGTAGGGTCCGCAGAAGACCACCGGCCGTTCTTGCGCCGGGATGTGTTGGGTCAACTGGTACTGCGCGTCCAGTTCGGCCGGGATCCGCAAGCCGAGGACCCTGATCATCAGGTCGACCGCCCCCGTCGCTCCAGAACCAACGAACACCACAGCGTGCTCATCGGTAGCGCCCACCCCGCGCCGGACGAGATGCCGGGCGTCGTCGCGGAACCGGGTCGTTTGGCGACCGGTGCCCGAGGTTTCGCTGTGGGTATTGGCGTATAGCGGAAGAACTTCGTTCCGGATGAAGTCCTCGATAAAGGTCAGTGAACGGCCCGAGGCCGTGTAATCGGCGTAGGTGACCAGTCGAGGACCGAACGGTCCATCAACGACATCGGAATCGCCGATGACCGACGATCGGATCGTTTCAATGATGTCCATCGCCGGAAGGTTACTTGACCGGTCGTGAAGAAAACGCTCTGACCAGGGCTTGCACCGAAAAGATACCGATAATGATCGGGGCGAACGTGAACCCCCGTTGATACAGGAGGATGGCCACGGCCGCCCCCACGATCAGCCCGATGATGGCGCCATGAAGCCGTCCCGAACCAGGCAGGGCCTTCTCGATGAGCTCGCTGAGGATCGTCCCACCGTCGAGGCCTCCGATCGGGAGAAGGTTGAAAGCGCCGAGGATCGTGTTGGCCCACACGAAAACTCCGAGAAAGAACACGAGTGAGTTGCCTGCATTGAGAGCGTCGCCGAGATACACCCGCCAGGGGGCGTCGAGGACCAGTTGAGCGAGATCACCGAGGACACCGAACGAGGCGAGCAACCAGATGGCTGCCCCGATGACGATCGAAGTGACCGATCCGGCCGCTGCGACTGCGATGCGCGGCCATCCGGTGTTGCGACCCCCGGTCCAGGAGGTGACACCTCCGAGGCCATGCAAGGTGATGCCCTGCACCTTTCCGCCGAGCCCTTTCGCGATGAAAGCGTGGCCGAGTTCATGGACGAGGATGGAGAGCACCGCGGCCAATCCGGCCACAACGGCGATGGCCGGTTCGAATCCCTGGCCGACGAAATAGAACAGCAACAGGATGGTGATGTTGAACTCGATTGGAAACCCGAAGAGACGAAACCGCATTTAATAGTCCTCGTCGGGGCGCCGCTGTTTGGACGGCTGGACCCGAGGAGGTTCGCCAGGCTGTTTCGGGTAGTGAGGTGGCCAGGGAGCGTCACCGATTCCGTTGTCTTCGTCGCGGGCCATCCACTCCAGGAGGGTTGTGATAGAGCCGGCGTTATGATCCATTCCGGCGGTGAGATCGCCGACGTCGGCGTACCGATCGGCAAATCCTTGCATGGGGAACCGTTCGATCGACACCTCATCGAGTTCGTCCCAGTCGAACGGGGTCGATATATATCCGGTTGGTCGAACGCCATAGGCAGACGATACGGTCTTGTCGCGGGCCATCTGATTGAAGTCGATGAAGATCCCGGTTCGTTCTTCTTTCCACCATTTGGTCGTCACGGCACCAGGCATGCGCCGTTCTAACTCTCTCGCAAATGCCAGCACCGCCCGCCGGACCTGGAAGAAATCCCAGATCGGCTCGATGCGCACATAGATATGGATGCCCCGGCTGCCGGATGTCTTAGGCCAGCTCACGAGTCCCACCTCATCGAACAACGCCTTGGCACCCCGAGCAGCCTCGCGGACGTCTTCGAAACCGAATCCGTCGGTCGGGTCTAGATCGATCCGGAGCTCGTCTGGATGGTCGATGTCCTCGGCCCGCACCGGCCACGGATGAAAGTCAAGACACCCGAGTTGGACCAATCTCAGAATGTCAGCTCTGGTTCGCGGCACGTTCATGATGCCGGGCCGTTGTGAAGGGAACCGAATTTCGACGGTCTCGAACGGCGAGTTCTTGTCGGCCCGCTTGTGGTAGACCGGCGGTTCGCGCACCCCTTTCATATACCGCTTCAACATGGTCGGGCGACCAAAGATCCCGTTGAGGGCGCCGTCGGCGACTGCCGCAAAGTGGTTCGCGACGTCGAGCTTGGTCCAACCCCGCTCTG carries:
- a CDS encoding ATP-dependent DNA ligase, with protein sequence MASEAFIEVDGESIRISSPDRIVFPERGWTKLDVANHFAAVADGALNGIFGRPTMLKRYMKGVREPPVYHKRADKNSPFETVEIRFPSQRPGIMNVPRTRADILRLVQLGCLDFHPWPVRAEDIDHPDELRIDLDPTDGFGFEDVREAARGAKALFDEVGLVSWPKTSGSRGIHIYVRIEPIWDFFQVRRAVLAFARELERRMPGAVTTKWWKEERTGIFIDFNQMARDKTVSSAYGVRPTGYISTPFDWDELDEVSIERFPMQGFADRYADVGDLTAGMDHNAGSITTLLEWMARDEDNGIGDAPWPPHYPKQPGEPPRVQPSKQRRPDEDY
- a CDS encoding YigZ family protein; this encodes MRNDEVLTLQRPTRLEIEKISGSRFIGDAVAVSDEAGALTFVDTIRHREPNATHHCWAFRLADGRERSSDAGEPGGTAGPPILRRIIGSGLHDVVVVVTRYYGGTNLGRGGLVRAYGEAAAAVLNNAPKLTKPVFTYWSVTHQYDLSAPVAQVLARHEAVTVSADYGEKVVLVLAVRAGLSTGFVDALTDATAGAVVAQPTTIS
- a CDS encoding aldehyde dehydrogenase family protein, with product MQHKHEFYINGQWVAPSTTTTLEVINPATEEVITTIAMGGPKDVDAAVAAARTAFASYSETSREERMELLDSIISVYKTRMDDLISAVSDEMGAPVALSSKSQVPSGLNHFKTVRRVLETYEFEEEIGTTLVVKEPVGVCALITPWNWPLNQIATKVAPALAAGCTMVLKPSELAPLNAIIFAEILDEAGVPAGVFNLIQGDGINVGVPLSSHPEVDMVSFTGSTRAGVEVAKNAAPTVKRVAQELGGKSANIVLDDADLEAVINRDVKFMCRNSGQSCNAGTRILVPQDRMAEAAGYAKAAAEGIVVGHPGHEATTIGPVVSAAQYNKIQALIEKGIDEGAELVTGGPGRAEGHDRGYFIKPTVFANVTNDMTIAREEIFGPVVSIIGYEDEADAIRIANDTNYGLSGYVSSGDQDRARRVARQIRTGMVHVNGALGDPNAPFGGYKQSGNGREWGEHGFEEFLEVKSIFGANV
- a CDS encoding HAD family hydrolase; amino-acid sequence: MIVSGAGASFDVDAIVFDKDGTLIDLDTTWLGITEAWVEAAGGGNPTRIALLQAALGVDRRGFLVPGGVAATGTFREIEYATRQALNEASAEVDRCIEEARTMVASTIRDLPVAPIGDVEGSMRRLAAAGLVLCIASSDAEVTIQKHLDQLGVADLISDMIGGDGLVAPKPHPASLTYLSDRVGIPVRRMLMVGDSYTDLGAARNAGAAGILAVAPRNHSSPIGELCDGVIGSIQEIVVG
- a CDS encoding AzlD domain-containing protein yields the protein MNPWLIISVIGIGTVLLRGSFLAILGPGSIPPALERALRFVPAAVFPAIALPAVLVVDGSYAIGFDNYRIYAAVVAGVVGYRTKNLSFTMVAGLATLWVLEGLF
- a CDS encoding AzlC family ABC transporter permease — its product is MTEVAPSPSRRDEIRSGLIDTLPLLLAVIPFGFVVGVAAVGAGLSTPLSIAASGIIFAGAAQLATMSLVGAGAAWPTIIGTALVINARHVMYSGTLVRPLGHLPRAWRWLVSYLMIDQVFALTVTRSRDGNDHPDLHWYSVGIGLTLWIVWMIATSVGVIVGASIPGSWGLGFAAPLVFIGLIFPALIDRASVAAAVASGITAILAVALPFNLGLLVAALVGIATGVAVDRTR
- a CDS encoding aminotransferase class V-fold PLP-dependent enzyme encodes the protein MDIIETIRSSVIGDSDVVDGPFGPRLVTYADYTASGRSLTFIEDFIRNEVLPLYANTHSETSGTGRQTTRFRDDARHLVRRGVGATDEHAVVFVGSGATGAVDLMIRVLGLRIPAELDAQYQLTQHIPAQERPVVFCGPYEHHSNELPWRESIADVVRIPEDRDGHIDLSALEVSLKEYEARPLKIGTFSAASNVTGIITDHAAVAALLHRYGAYSFWDYAAAAPYIGIDMDPVSPEDAHKDAIFISPHKFIGGPGTPGVLVARKELFQNKVPAVPGGGTVAYVNTEEHLYLTDIEHREEGGTPAIIESVRAGLVFQLKLAVGSDRIRALEHTFIKRAIASWKTNPNIEILGNIDADRLSIVSFVIRYEGRYLHHNYVVALLNDLFGIQSRGGCSCAGPYGHRLLGIDMDTSHQYEQEILRGCEGIKPGWVRVNFNYFLAEETFDFIVEAVHLVANEGWKLLSCYRFDSHTGVWRHKDAPEDTALSLTDISYESGSMTYPDRRRTADSSALGDYLDEARILLDRAQTEPPCEPAPHLDLEAEALRWFPVAAEIRPRPNGS
- a CDS encoding M50 family metallopeptidase, producing the protein MRFRLFGFPIEFNITILLLFYFVGQGFEPAIAVVAGLAAVLSILVHELGHAFIAKGLGGKVQGITLHGLGGVTSWTGGRNTGWPRIAVAAAGSVTSIVIGAAIWLLASFGVLGDLAQLVLDAPWRVYLGDALNAGNSLVFFLGVFVWANTILGAFNLLPIGGLDGGTILSELIEKALPGSGRLHGAIIGLIVGAAVAILLYQRGFTFAPIIIGIFSVQALVRAFSSRPVK
- a CDS encoding ABC transporter permease, whose amino-acid sequence is MTTLTQTATHIGIITRRNVLRNIRLPQLLLFSTVQPVMFLLLFNYVFGGSIAQAIPPVFGNYINFLLPGIIIQNVVFGATATSVGLTEDLQAGVIDRFRSLPMARSAVLAGRTFADIWRSGFVITLMTAVAYLIGFRPLNGFFSLVLAVALALGFGYSMSWVMAWIGLKVKTPEAAQSAGFLPVFPLTFASSVFVPTSSMPSWLATFAENQPVSVLANTARALILGDAYIQSDPSLVASGATTGSLVLLSLAWIVGIVVVAAPLAVRSYRKTAE
- a CDS encoding SRPBCC family protein, which encodes MVRLADGPVVEVSVDIAAPPERVWELVSDINLPARFQDEFKRAEWATDGPALGAEFVGYNERKGFQWDTSSWVVEYVPLRSFGWAVSDPNNPGATWTFRLSETPAGTRLTFHRRLGPGPSGLTASMMQSSQHAIPNRPPTCRAWLMASRPSPRRRSEALIRWRRRST